Proteins encoded in a region of the Paenibacillus pedocola genome:
- a CDS encoding ABC transporter permease, protein MKKQLIPAVIETGSGRKSSLWKRLLAQRHLQTMALLGVVWMIIFNYIPMYGLIISFKDYNIVKSIAEAPWVGLDHFREFLDDEDLRNVIKNTLGISLIKLLIGFPLPIIFALFLNEVRSLRYKKTIQTISYLPHFLSWVVLGGILATWLADVGIINNILLALNVIDKPITYLAEPSYFWTIIITSDIWKELGWSAIIYLAAISGVSPEMYEAATIDGAGRFQKMWFVTLPSIRSTISILFILAVSGVLNSNFDQILVLRNSLNDSASNVIDYYIYYTGIVSNRFSYSAAVTLIKAVIALILLLIANQVSKKINDTSLF, encoded by the coding sequence ATGAAAAAGCAGCTGATTCCGGCTGTTATCGAAACCGGTTCAGGTCGCAAAAGCTCACTTTGGAAAAGGCTGCTTGCCCAAAGGCATCTGCAGACAATGGCTTTGCTTGGCGTGGTCTGGATGATTATTTTTAACTACATTCCGATGTACGGGCTGATCATTTCCTTCAAGGATTATAACATCGTCAAGTCGATCGCTGAGGCTCCCTGGGTAGGACTTGACCACTTCAGAGAATTCTTGGATGATGAGGACTTGCGGAACGTGATTAAGAATACACTCGGCATCAGCTTGATCAAGCTGCTCATCGGATTTCCGCTGCCGATTATCTTCGCCCTGTTTCTTAATGAGGTCCGTTCCCTCCGCTACAAAAAGACGATTCAGACCATTTCCTATCTGCCGCATTTCCTGTCCTGGGTTGTTCTGGGCGGTATCCTTGCTACCTGGCTGGCGGATGTGGGAATTATCAACAATATCCTGCTGGCGCTGAATGTGATTGACAAGCCGATTACCTATTTGGCTGAACCGAGCTACTTCTGGACCATTATTATTACCTCCGACATTTGGAAGGAGCTTGGCTGGTCGGCCATTATTTATCTGGCGGCGATCTCCGGGGTATCTCCTGAAATGTATGAAGCGGCTACGATTGACGGGGCCGGGCGTTTTCAGAAAATGTGGTTTGTGACGCTGCCGTCCATCCGCTCGACAATCAGCATCCTGTTTATTCTGGCGGTCAGCGGTGTGCTGAACTCCAACTTTGATCAGATCCTGGTGCTCCGCAACTCACTGAACGACAGTGCCAGTAATGTAATTGACTATTATATCTACTATACAGGGATTGTTTCCAACCGCTTCTCCTATTCTGCGGCGGTCACCTTGATAAAAGCGGTCATAGCATTGATTCTGCTGCTGATTGCCAACCAGGTATCCAAAAAAATCAACGACACGTCGCTGTTCTAG
- a CDS encoding carbohydrate ABC transporter permease: MFSLKRKTTGEALFDIANNLVMLCICFITLYPIWYVLINAFNDGNDAMLGGIYWWPRMFTLKNFDAVFASPGIMTAMGITVAKTVLGVLVHVFFTAMVAYALSRKGLIGGKLYILLGTITLFFNGGLIPTFLLNRDLHLLDNFLVYIIPVMFSFFDLIIFMTFFREIPEGLEEAARIDGANDWSIFLRVVLPVSMPVIATIALFHGVYQWNDYFSGIIYINNPDLQPIQTYLFRVVAQSSSNQMMVAVQGSSVTKTVTSQSIKLATMVVTTLPIVFVYPFLQRYFVKGMMIGSIKG; the protein is encoded by the coding sequence ATGTTTTCTCTCAAACGCAAAACGACAGGCGAGGCTCTATTCGATATCGCCAACAATCTGGTTATGCTGTGTATCTGCTTCATTACCTTATATCCGATCTGGTACGTGCTGATCAACGCCTTCAACGACGGAAACGATGCCATGCTGGGCGGGATCTACTGGTGGCCCCGCATGTTTACCCTAAAGAACTTCGATGCTGTATTTGCCAGTCCCGGCATTATGACGGCCATGGGCATTACGGTGGCCAAGACAGTCCTAGGCGTACTGGTGCACGTGTTCTTCACAGCGATGGTAGCTTATGCGCTATCCCGCAAAGGCCTGATCGGCGGCAAGCTCTACATTCTGCTCGGTACGATTACGCTGTTCTTCAACGGGGGACTGATTCCGACGTTTCTGCTGAACCGGGATCTTCACCTGCTCGATAATTTCCTGGTCTATATTATTCCGGTAATGTTCAGCTTCTTCGATCTGATTATCTTCATGACCTTCTTCCGGGAAATTCCCGAGGGACTTGAGGAAGCGGCGCGGATTGACGGCGCCAACGACTGGTCGATTTTCCTCCGGGTGGTGCTTCCGGTTTCCATGCCGGTCATTGCGACGATTGCCCTCTTCCACGGGGTGTATCAATGGAATGATTATTTTTCCGGAATTATCTATATCAATAACCCGGACCTGCAGCCGATCCAGACCTATCTGTTCCGGGTAGTGGCCCAGTCCAGCTCCAACCAGATGATGGTCGCCGTGCAGGGCAGCAGCGTTACGAAGACCGTAACCTCGCAGTCCATCAAGCTGGCCACAATGGTAGTGACTACCCTGCCGATTGTGTTCGTCTATCCGTTCCTGCAGCGCTATTTCGTAAAAGGCATGATGATCGGCTCGATCAAAGGCTGA